The following coding sequences are from one Triticum dicoccoides isolate Atlit2015 ecotype Zavitan chromosome 4A, WEW_v2.0, whole genome shotgun sequence window:
- the LOC119289431 gene encoding expansin-A31-like, translating into MEATMRFLQLFATVLAFCFVPAKSGYWLPAHATFYGGADGSDTMGGACGYENLYNAGYGINNAALSTALFNNGLSCGQCYLITCDTSKSNMCKPGTSITVSATNFCPPNWALPSDNGGWCNPPRVHFDMSQPAWENLAIYRAGIVPVLYQQVACQRQGGLRFTISGFNYFELVLVTNMAGSGSVKSMSVKGTNTAWIPMSQNWGANWQCLAGLTGQALSFAITSSGGQYKVFQDVVPAWWLFGQTFSTWQQFDY; encoded by the exons ATGGAAGCTACGATGCGCTTCTTGCAGCTGTTCGCGACGGTTCTCGCGTTCTGCTTCGTGCCGGCCAAGTCCGGCTACTGGCTGCCGGCCCATGCCACGTTCTATGGTGGTGCCGACGGCTCTGACACAATGG GTGGCGCATGTGGGTACGAGAACCTGTACAACGCCGGGTACGGGATCAACAACGCTGCGCTGAGCACGGCGCTCTTCAACAATGGCTTGTCGTGCGGGCAGTGTTACCTCATCACCTGTGACACCAGCAAGTCGAACATGTGCAAGCCCGGCACGTCCATCACCGTCTCTGCAACCAACTTCTGCCCTCCCAACTGGGCTCTCCCCAGCGACAACGGTGGCTGGTGCAACCCTCCCCGTGTCCACTTCGACATGTCCCAGCCCGCCTGGGAGAACCTCGCCATCTACCGCGCCGGCATCGTCCCCGTCCTCTACCAGCAGGTCGCGTGCCAGAGGCAGGGCGGCCTACGCTTCACCATCAGCGGTTTCAATTACTTCGAGCTTGTGCTGGTTACCAACATGGCCGGGAGCGGGTCGGTCAAGAGCATGTCAGTCAAGGGGACCAACACCGCGTGGATCCCCATGTCCCAGAACTGGGGCGCTAACTGGCAGTGCCTAGCCGGGCTGACAGGACAGGCGCTCAGCTTCGCCATCACCTCCTCCGGTGGACAGTACAAGGTCTTCCAGGACGTCGTGCCGGCGTGGTGGTTGTTCGGACAGACGTTCTCCACCTGGCAACAGTTCGACTACTAG